In the Telopea speciosissima isolate NSW1024214 ecotype Mountain lineage chromosome 2, Tspe_v1, whole genome shotgun sequence genome, one interval contains:
- the LOC122650039 gene encoding receptor-like protein 51 — protein MCLSAMEPKSSALLITLLLITYPINISYCVSPQSPESSPLPSSPSRPSPSPSVHSELEPKQLQALHSFNISTAKDPCFEPSLHNATLCNSQKPFRHLVSLRLLNCSDDVEMSLTALKSLSTLQNLEFLNCPIPPVQFPDELIASLRSFTCANSLRKLTDVWLSRLRNLTDLTISQVIVKTRRPSIILGNMKKLRSVTISNTNLTGILPKKWPLNLTHFDLSGNRLKGNVPTSLTLLSDLKFLNFSSNSLTGELPSSLGDLLSLRNLSFASNSLSGPIPESMLEIPGLLHLDLSSNHFNGTIPKFLTEMKELKYLNLENNNFHGVIPFNGSFIKKLAVFKVGGNSNLCYNHSIVSSKLKLGIAPCDKDGLPVSPPSDSLYNSFGSSDDSSKDDSLFLHQALNESSPHSQAPAPAPPMRDNRHELSKIVLGVAIGLSSIVFLIVFLVLLSKWCG, from the coding sequence ATGTGTCTCTCAGCAATGGAACCCAAATCCTCAGCCCTTCTTATCACACTCTTGCTCATAACCTACCCCATCAACATCTCCTACTGTGTCTCCCCACAGTCACCAGAATCATCACCTCTCCCTTCTTCACCTTCAAGACCCTCACCATCTCCATCTGTTCATTCAGAGCTTGAACCCAAACAGTTGCAGGCCCTCCATTCCTTCAACATCTCCACTGCGAAAGACCCCTGCTTTGAACCTTCCCTCCACAATGCCACTCTCTGCAACTCACAAAAGCCATTCCGGCACCTCGTTTCGCTTCGCCTCCTCAACTGCTCTGACGATGTCGAAATGTCCCTCACCGCCTTGAAATCCTTAAGCACATTGCAAAATCTCGAGTTCCTCAATTGCCCCATCCCACCCGTTCAATTCCCAGACGAGCTCATCGCTAGTCTCCGCTCCTTCACCTGCGCCAACAGTCTCCGTAAGTTAACCGATGTGTGGCTCAGCCGTCTAAGGAATCTCACCGATCTAACGATCTCCCAAGTGATAGTTAAAACCCGCAGACCATCGATCATTCTAGGGAACATGAAGAAGCTCAGGTCAGTAACCATCTCCAACACGAATCTTACTGGGATTCTCCCCAAAAAATGGCCTTTGAACCTTACTCACTTTGATTTATCCGGAAATCGTCTTAAAGGAAACGTACCCACTTCGCTAACTCTTCTCTCCGACCTTAAATTCCTGAATTTTTCTTCGAATTCTCTTACGGGAGAGCTACCCTCCTCGCTGGGAGACCTGCTTTCACTCCGAAATCTCTCCTTTGCGTCCAATTCATTGTCGGGTCCGATACCTGAATCGATGTTGGAAATCCCTGGTCTACTTCATCTTGATCTGAGCTCAAACCATTTCAATGGAACAATACCGAAATTTCTTACTGAGATGAAAGAGTTGAAATATCTTAATCTTGAGAACAACAACTTCCATGGTGTGATTCCCTTCAATGGGTCTTTCATAAAGAAATTGGCCGTGTTCAAGGTAGGTGGTAACAGCAATCTCTGTTACAACCACTCAATTGTTTCTTCGAAGCTGAAGCTTGGGATTGCTCCCTGCGATAAAGATGGGTTACCTGTGTCACCCCCGTCGGATAGCTTATACAATTCATTTGGGTCTTCTGACGATAGCAGCAAAGACGATTCACTCTTCCTCCACCAAGCCTTGAATGAATCTAGCCCCCATTCCCAGGCTCCGGCTCCGGCACCCCCCATGAGAGATAATCGGCACGAGCTAAGTAAGATTGTTCTTGGAGTGGCAATTGGGCTTTCATCTATTGTCTTTTTGATTGTGTTCCTGGTTTTACTCTCCAAATGGTGTGGATGA